TTTTACTTAATATAAAGCCAATTATTGATTTAATTTTTCCGTTTGATAATTTTATGTCTACATAATTTTCATGCACAAACTTGTATGCTAGCCTCTCTTTGTTGTTTAAGTTCAAAAACTCATCTTGGCTAAATTGAGTCTTCTTTCATTGCTCATACTCTAAAACAGTTTCTTTTTCAAGCTCGGCAAGCTCATTATTTTCTTTTTGTACGTCATCAAAAATTTTACTTTTCTGGCTGTTTGATAGGCTTTTTAGTCAAATTCTTATTCTATTTCTTGTATATATAGGTAAGTCATTAGTGTAATCATTTGCATACTTAATCTTTTTATTATGCAAGGCTTCTAAAATTTCATTTTTGAACACTTTACCAACAAGTGGCCTAACAACTTTCATCCCATAAATATAATTTTCTGTTTTTATTCCAAAAAAATCTGGCTGTCTTTTAGATTCTTTTTGCATAAAATAGCTTTCTAAAAAGTCGTCTTTATGATGTGCTAAATATAAGGCTTCGCAATTATATTTTTCATAAATTTTTTTAAAAAAAGCAAACCTTTGTTCTCTTGCTCATTTTTCAAAATTGCCTTTAAAACAGGCTTTCTGGTCGATTTCAAGACATTCAAAAATTATGCCTTTATCCTCGCAAAATTTTCTTACAATCTCGACATCATATGCTGAATCCTGTCTAACATTGTAATTAACAGTTGCAACCACAATATCACTTCTTTGGCTAGATATTAAATCTAGCAAATACATAGAATCTGGACCGCCACTAATTCCTAATA
This sequence is a window from Mycoplasmopsis agalactiae PG2. Protein-coding genes within it:
- the tilS gene encoding tRNA lysidine(34) synthetase TilS — its product is MILLGISGGPDSMYLLDLISSQRSDIVVATVNYNVRQDSAYDVEIVRKFCEDKGIIFECLEIDQKACFKGNFEKWAREQRFAFFKKIYEKYNCEALYLAHHKDDFLESYFMQKESKRQPDFFGIKTENYIYGMKVVRPLVGKVFKNEILEALHNKKIKYANDYTNDLPIYTRNRIRIWLKSLSNSQKSKIFDDVQKENNELAELEKETVLEYEQWKKTQFSQDEFLNLNNKERLAYKFVHENYVDIKLSNGKIKSIIGFILSKNRTGQYLIKNNVFIQKKHGKLVF